Proteins encoded within one genomic window of Pigmentiphaga sp. H8:
- a CDS encoding tripartite tricarboxylate transporter substrate binding protein, protein MKPLFALLWSVLLVSSAPAMAASAYPERAIRWIVPFTAGGPADAIARLLVPKLSQELGQPIVIENRAGANSNIGHEAVARAEPDGYTILYVVPNVVTNPSLYNVAVDPVKELTPVVQLTAQAYLLLAGSAFKPASVADIVAKARQGGVTCASGGGLSGFGCDWLRSMTKADFVHVPFKGNAQALTALMGGQVDIMIDLFNTALPQVKAGRVRPVALTRAERGSPLPDLPIIAETLPGFVLVGWHGVMAPHGTPEPIVKKLNMAFTKALGDPDIRRRIEESYIEVVHGTPADFGRVITEDLDKYARITQAAGIARQ, encoded by the coding sequence ATGAAACCGCTGTTCGCCTTGCTGTGGAGCGTATTGCTCGTGTCGTCGGCGCCCGCCATGGCCGCTTCGGCCTATCCCGAGCGCGCGATCCGCTGGATCGTGCCATTTACCGCGGGCGGCCCGGCCGATGCGATCGCGCGCCTGCTGGTACCCAAGCTGAGCCAGGAGCTGGGCCAGCCCATCGTGATCGAGAACCGGGCCGGCGCGAACAGCAACATCGGCCACGAGGCCGTTGCGCGCGCCGAACCCGATGGCTACACCATTCTCTACGTCGTGCCTAACGTGGTCACGAATCCCTCGCTCTATAACGTCGCGGTCGATCCGGTGAAGGAACTGACTCCGGTGGTGCAACTTACCGCGCAGGCCTATCTGCTGCTCGCGGGCAGCGCTTTCAAGCCGGCTTCGGTGGCCGACATCGTGGCGAAGGCCCGCCAGGGCGGAGTCACCTGCGCCTCGGGCGGTGGCCTGTCGGGTTTCGGCTGCGACTGGCTGCGTTCCATGACCAAGGCCGATTTCGTGCACGTGCCGTTCAAGGGCAACGCGCAGGCGCTGACCGCCCTGATGGGCGGGCAGGTCGACATCATGATCGACCTGTTCAACACCGCCTTGCCCCAGGTCAAGGCGGGCCGTGTGCGGCCGGTCGCGCTGACGCGCGCCGAACGGGGTTCTCCGCTGCCCGACCTGCCCATCATTGCCGAAACGCTGCCCGGTTTTGTCCTGGTCGGCTGGCATGGCGTGATGGCACCGCACGGCACGCCCGAGCCCATCGTGAAAAAACTCAACATGGCTTTCACCAAGGCGCTGGGCGACCCGGACATCCGGCGGCGCATCGAGGAAAGCTACATCGAAGTGGTGCACGGCACGCCCGCGGATTTCGGACGCGTCATCACGGAAGACCTCGACAAGTACGCGCGTATCACCCAGGCGGCCGGTATCGCCAGGCAATGA
- a CDS encoding tripartite tricarboxylate transporter substrate binding protein — protein sequence MHARLPRAFARLLLFAPALVSAAEATPYPTRPLHLVVPFTSGGIADIMSRVLAERLKDSLGQPVIVENRPGAGTLLASEYVQRADADGYTLMMAASSLTIAPSVYPKGRVKYDPERDFTPISLVAEVPQVLVVSPSLPVGSVGELIRYAQKHSGQLNYASAGAGTSNHLGAEHFKQMAHVSITHVPYKGTVPGLNDVMTGNVQMMFADLAAADPFIQAGRLKALGLTNAKPSAARPELPPIAQAGVPGYDSKSWLGVVAPAGTPPAIVARLNAGIAKVLAQPEVKRRFQSLNVDVAPSSPEEFRNYISADTARWARIAKETGAAVD from the coding sequence ATGCATGCGCGCTTGCCGCGGGCCTTCGCCCGCCTGCTTCTCTTCGCCCCGGCGTTGGTCTCGGCAGCTGAGGCGACCCCCTATCCCACCCGGCCGCTGCATCTGGTGGTCCCCTTCACCAGTGGCGGCATCGCCGACATCATGAGCCGCGTACTGGCGGAACGCCTCAAGGACTCCCTGGGCCAGCCCGTGATCGTGGAGAACCGTCCCGGAGCCGGTACGCTGCTCGCATCCGAGTACGTGCAGCGCGCCGACGCGGACGGCTACACGCTGATGATGGCGGCGTCGTCCCTGACCATCGCGCCCAGCGTCTATCCCAAGGGACGGGTGAAGTACGACCCCGAGCGGGATTTCACGCCGATCTCGCTGGTGGCCGAGGTGCCGCAGGTCCTGGTCGTCTCCCCCTCACTGCCCGTCGGCAGCGTGGGCGAGCTCATCCGCTACGCGCAAAAACATTCCGGACAGCTCAACTATGCCTCCGCCGGCGCCGGCACCTCGAATCATCTCGGTGCGGAACATTTCAAGCAGATGGCCCACGTCAGCATCACCCACGTCCCGTACAAGGGCACCGTGCCGGGGCTGAACGACGTCATGACGGGCAACGTGCAGATGATGTTCGCCGATCTCGCCGCGGCGGACCCATTCATCCAGGCGGGCCGGCTCAAGGCCCTGGGCCTGACCAACGCCAAACCCTCGGCCGCGCGTCCCGAGCTGCCCCCCATCGCCCAGGCCGGCGTGCCGGGCTACGACAGCAAGTCCTGGCTGGGCGTCGTGGCGCCCGCGGGAACGCCCCCGGCCATCGTGGCCCGGCTCAATGCCGGCATCGCCAAGGTCCTCGCGCAGCCCGAGGTCAAGCGCCGCTTCCAGTCCCTGAACGTCGACGTCGCGCCAAGTTCGCCGGAAGAGTTCAGGAACTACATCTCGGCCGACACGGCGCGGTGGGCCCGGATCGCGAAAGAGACCGGCGCTGCGGTCGACTAG
- a CDS encoding NAD(P)/FAD-dependent oxidoreductase translates to MTSETQVVIVGAGPVGLVTALALARSGVEVVVLEALRELPREQRGAAFHPPTLEMLEPLGITDDLLPLGLRIPVWQIRDKEEGVVAEFDLGMLAGETRYPYRFHLPQHHLAADVLAKLEREPRAAVVFGASVEEVKQDGERVEVRYADADGRFETIAARWVVGCDGARSAVRKSSGIDYEGFTWPERFLVTNVDEDLAAEGFAETSYVADPDKWAVILRLADPRVGNLWRIAMPSDPDLPEEEVLAEDYAQDMLREVLGRERNCKLVYQSTYRVHQRVASSFRNGRVLLAGDAAHINNPIGGFGLNGGVHDAINLSEKLAAVCTGADCALLDLYDRQRRHVAVENVQRQSIRNKRLMQERDPGVRRQNIDELRTVVRDPELAKSYLRDSSMISSVAQAAAIR, encoded by the coding sequence ATGACATCAGAAACTCAGGTAGTGATCGTTGGGGCCGGCCCGGTGGGCCTGGTGACCGCGCTGGCGCTGGCGCGGTCGGGAGTCGAGGTGGTGGTGCTGGAGGCGCTGCGGGAACTGCCCCGCGAGCAGCGCGGCGCGGCCTTCCATCCTCCCACGCTGGAAATGCTCGAACCCTTGGGGATCACGGACGACCTGCTGCCGCTGGGCCTGCGCATCCCGGTCTGGCAGATACGGGACAAGGAAGAGGGCGTCGTCGCCGAGTTCGATCTCGGCATGCTGGCCGGGGAAACCCGCTACCCCTATCGGTTCCACCTGCCCCAGCATCATCTGGCCGCCGACGTGCTGGCCAAGCTCGAGCGGGAGCCGCGCGCGGCGGTCGTGTTCGGCGCGAGCGTCGAGGAAGTGAAACAGGACGGGGAACGCGTCGAGGTCCGGTACGCCGATGCCGACGGACGGTTCGAGACGATCGCCGCCCGCTGGGTGGTGGGATGCGACGGCGCCCGCAGCGCGGTCAGGAAGAGCAGCGGCATCGACTACGAGGGCTTCACGTGGCCGGAACGCTTCCTGGTCACCAACGTCGACGAAGACCTTGCCGCCGAGGGCTTTGCCGAGACCTCGTACGTGGCCGACCCGGACAAGTGGGCCGTCATCCTGCGGCTGGCCGATCCCCGGGTCGGGAACCTGTGGCGCATCGCCATGCCGTCCGATCCCGACCTGCCCGAAGAGGAGGTGCTGGCCGAGGACTATGCGCAGGACATGCTGCGCGAGGTGCTGGGCCGGGAGCGCAACTGCAAGCTGGTCTACCAGAGCACCTACCGCGTCCATCAGCGCGTGGCCTCCAGCTTTCGCAACGGGCGCGTGCTGCTGGCGGGCGACGCGGCCCACATCAACAATCCCATAGGCGGATTCGGATTGAACGGCGGCGTGCACGACGCGATCAATCTGTCGGAGAAGCTGGCCGCCGTTTGCACGGGGGCCGACTGCGCGCTGCTCGATCTCTACGACCGCCAGCGCCGGCACGTGGCGGTCGAGAACGTGCAGCGCCAGAGCATACGCAACAAGCGGCTCATGCAGGAGCGCGATCCCGGCGTGCGCCGGCAGAACATCGACGAGCTGCGCACGGTGGTCCGCGATCCGGAGCTGGCGAAGTCCTACCTGCGCGACAGTTCCATGATCAGTTCGGTGGCGCAGGCCGCCGCGATCCGCTGA
- a CDS encoding gamma-glutamyltransferase family protein: MDWTLPYGSQRQPVLADNVVTTSQPLAARAGASMFDRGGNAVDAAIATAAALTAVEPVMNGLGGDAQVLLWDGKEVVALNGTGRSPAAWTPERFAGCERMPNEGWESVVVPGAVAVWADLSERYGKLPLDVVLAPAIHYAREGVPISPAIARQWRIHAPRLKDQPGFAQAFLPGGSMPEAGERFRFPELAASLERIAASRGRDFYEGEIAGRLVADARRHGAALTAQDLADHRSRWVRPQSIDYRGLQVHEMPPPSQGLAVQMALGILRHFDLGPSQDAALRAHLQIEAMKIAFADIYGHVADPAMMRMDPAQLLAPAYLAGRARGIDPRRAGRHEACDIPRHSTVYLAAADRGGMVVSFIQSNFQGFGSGVVVPGTGVSLHNRASGFSLRPGHPNQVDGAKQPFHTIIPGLLLRDGAPWGAVGVVGANMQPQGQMQVISALEDLGLNPQAALDMPRWRVDDDGEGVRVEAAFPADVEAGLRERGHPVTRTPAGSMEFGGGQCLVRTGESYAAGSDPRRDGVPVGM, from the coding sequence ATGGATTGGACTTTGCCCTACGGCTCGCAGCGCCAGCCGGTGCTGGCCGACAACGTGGTGACCACTTCCCAGCCGCTGGCGGCGCGGGCCGGCGCATCGATGTTCGATCGCGGCGGCAATGCCGTCGACGCCGCGATCGCCACCGCCGCCGCGCTGACCGCGGTCGAGCCGGTCATGAACGGATTGGGCGGCGATGCCCAGGTGCTGCTGTGGGACGGCAAGGAAGTCGTTGCCCTGAACGGCACGGGCAGATCGCCCGCGGCCTGGACGCCCGAGCGTTTCGCCGGGTGCGAGCGCATGCCCAACGAAGGCTGGGAATCGGTGGTGGTGCCGGGCGCGGTGGCCGTCTGGGCCGACCTGAGCGAACGCTACGGCAAGCTGCCGCTGGATGTCGTGCTCGCCCCCGCGATCCACTATGCGCGCGAAGGCGTTCCGATATCGCCGGCCATCGCGCGCCAATGGCGCATCCATGCCCCGCGCTTGAAGGACCAGCCTGGCTTCGCGCAGGCCTTTCTACCCGGAGGAAGCATGCCCGAGGCCGGCGAGCGCTTTCGCTTTCCCGAGCTGGCCGCGTCGCTCGAGCGGATCGCCGCATCCCGGGGCCGCGACTTCTATGAAGGCGAGATCGCCGGGCGCCTGGTTGCCGACGCCCGCCGCCACGGCGCGGCGCTGACCGCGCAGGACCTGGCCGACCACCGTTCCCGCTGGGTGCGGCCGCAGTCCATCGACTACCGCGGCCTGCAGGTGCATGAAATGCCGCCGCCATCGCAAGGGCTGGCGGTGCAGATGGCGCTGGGCATCCTGCGCCACTTCGACCTTGGACCGTCGCAGGACGCCGCGCTGCGTGCGCACCTGCAGATCGAAGCGATGAAGATCGCCTTCGCCGACATCTATGGACATGTGGCCGATCCCGCCATGATGCGGATGGATCCGGCGCAACTGCTCGCCCCCGCCTACCTGGCCGGGCGCGCACGCGGCATCGATCCGCGCCGGGCGGGCCGGCACGAGGCGTGCGACATACCGCGCCATTCCACCGTCTACCTCGCCGCCGCCGACCGGGGAGGCATGGTGGTCTCCTTCATCCAGTCCAATTTCCAGGGCTTCGGCTCGGGCGTGGTGGTGCCGGGCACTGGCGTCAGCCTGCACAATCGGGCCTCGGGCTTCTCCCTGCGCCCGGGCCATCCCAACCAGGTCGATGGCGCCAAGCAACCCTTCCACACCATCATTCCCGGCCTGTTGCTGCGCGACGGGGCACCGTGGGGGGCCGTGGGCGTGGTCGGCGCCAACATGCAGCCGCAAGGACAGATGCAGGTCATCTCGGCGCTGGAGGACCTGGGCCTGAATCCCCAGGCCGCGCTCGACATGCCGCGCTGGCGCGTCGACGACGATGGGGAAGGGGTGAGGGTGGAGGCGGCGTTCCCGGCCGACGTCGAGGCCGGGTTGCGCGAGCGTGGGCACCCCGTGACGCGCACGCCGGCCGGGAGCATGGAGTTCGGCGGCGGCCAGTGCCTGGTCCGGACAGGAGAGAGCTACGCGGCGGGGTCAGATCCGCGCAGGGACGGGGTGCCGGTGGGGATGTGA
- a CDS encoding thiamine pyrophosphate-requiring protein — protein MALKESAVHPSAAERLIRLASRLGIEYIFANLGSDHPAFIEALARLREAGEPAPRVIVCPHEMTALSAAHGHAMLTRRAQLVLVHVDVGTQNLGGSVHNACRGRVPVIVVAGLSPVSEDAARTGSRTEYIHYIQDTTRQHDLVAPFMKWLYELRDPATTEATLLRAHQLAASEPQGPVYLTGAREVWDAAAPAAAPDPGLRGPVGKAALAPEAVENLHALLAGARRPLLITTYAGRDPATAGKLVALCDKYGLGVVEVGPQYMNFPGDHACHLGYRRDWLVDEADAIVLLDVDVPWLPRNTGPAPDARVIHIDADPVKPTLGAWHFEAHERHLADSGVALDQLLRAGLPVDAALKQERLAWIRTRSPAAAGAAPASGPLTAQEVTLAVKELLHERSIVLCEEPSNAYAIASTLRMNRPGSFYASGGSGLGWCINAAVGAKLAAPDAEVIALVGDGCYVFGVPASAYWVARTYGAPMLTVIYNNSGWRSPKVSTELVHPAGAAHAGDAYWVAASAGSRLADLAAAAGDALAIRVEDRRELRAALAQGLASVRAGRPAVIEAMLAPATSQALGTPHIPTGTPSLRGSDPAA, from the coding sequence ATGGCCTTGAAAGAAAGCGCGGTCCATCCCTCGGCCGCAGAACGCCTCATCCGCCTTGCCTCCCGCCTGGGCATCGAATACATCTTCGCCAACCTGGGCAGCGACCATCCGGCCTTCATCGAGGCGCTGGCGCGCCTGCGCGAGGCCGGCGAGCCGGCGCCGCGGGTCATCGTCTGCCCGCACGAGATGACCGCTCTGAGCGCGGCCCACGGCCATGCCATGCTGACGCGCCGCGCCCAGCTCGTGCTGGTGCACGTGGACGTGGGCACCCAGAACCTGGGGGGCAGCGTGCACAACGCCTGCCGCGGACGCGTGCCGGTCATCGTGGTCGCGGGGCTGTCGCCCGTGTCCGAGGACGCGGCGCGGACGGGTTCGCGCACCGAATACATCCACTACATCCAGGACACCACGCGTCAGCACGATCTCGTGGCGCCGTTCATGAAGTGGCTGTACGAACTGCGGGATCCGGCCACCACCGAGGCGACCCTGCTGCGCGCGCACCAGCTCGCCGCCTCGGAGCCGCAGGGCCCCGTCTACCTGACCGGCGCACGCGAGGTCTGGGACGCCGCCGCCCCCGCCGCCGCGCCGGACCCCGGGCTGCGCGGCCCCGTGGGCAAGGCCGCGCTCGCGCCGGAGGCGGTCGAGAACCTGCATGCGCTGCTGGCCGGCGCCCGCCGGCCCCTGCTCATCACCACCTATGCCGGACGCGATCCGGCCACGGCCGGGAAACTGGTTGCCCTGTGCGACAAGTACGGCCTGGGCGTGGTGGAGGTCGGCCCGCAGTACATGAACTTCCCCGGCGACCACGCCTGCCACCTGGGGTACCGGCGCGACTGGCTCGTCGACGAGGCCGACGCCATCGTGCTGCTCGACGTCGACGTGCCCTGGCTGCCCCGCAACACCGGACCGGCTCCGGACGCCCGCGTCATCCACATCGATGCGGACCCGGTCAAGCCCACCCTGGGCGCCTGGCACTTCGAAGCGCACGAGCGCCACCTGGCCGACAGCGGCGTGGCGCTCGACCAGCTTCTGCGGGCCGGCCTACCGGTGGATGCCGCGTTGAAGCAGGAACGGCTGGCGTGGATCCGGACACGATCGCCGGCCGCCGCCGGCGCCGCGCCCGCCAGCGGCCCGCTGACGGCGCAGGAAGTGACGCTGGCCGTGAAGGAACTGCTGCACGAACGCAGCATCGTCCTGTGCGAAGAACCCTCGAACGCGTACGCCATTGCCTCGACGCTGCGCATGAACCGCCCCGGCAGCTTCTATGCCAGCGGCGGCAGCGGCCTGGGCTGGTGCATCAACGCCGCCGTGGGCGCGAAGCTGGCGGCCCCGGATGCCGAAGTCATCGCCCTGGTGGGCGACGGCTGCTATGTCTTCGGCGTTCCCGCCAGCGCCTACTGGGTCGCCCGGACCTACGGCGCCCCCATGCTGACCGTCATCTACAACAACAGCGGCTGGCGCTCGCCCAAGGTCTCGACCGAACTCGTCCACCCCGCGGGCGCGGCCCATGCCGGCGACGCCTACTGGGTCGCGGCCAGCGCCGGTTCGCGCCTGGCCGACCTGGCCGCCGCGGCCGGCGACGCGCTGGCCATCCGCGTCGAAGACCGGCGCGAGCTGCGCGCGGCCCTGGCGCAGGGCCTGGCCAGCGTGCGCGCGGGACGGCCGGCGGTCATCGAAGCGATGCTGGCGCCCGCCACCAGCCAGGCACTGGGGACCCCTCACATCCCCACCGGCACCCCGTCCCTGCGCGGATCTGACCCCGCCGCGTAG
- a CDS encoding LysR family transcriptional regulator, which produces MLAVFDAILREKSVTVAGESLGLSQPVMSQSLSRLRDYFGDQLFVRTSEGMMPTPRALSLASSVGEVLGIVSQRFEPPRTFDPCTSSRTFSFFATDFAAAILVPSLMARFRPHSPNLRVRALPMRPKGMDEALESGEVDLAFGNLSEFGTGFYQTGIYHSDYVCLARGDHPEIRETLTVQQYLSASHALISPLPPGYDGLEKFLRDMLDPARIVLCLPNFFTVLTFLPQSDMLVTMPRRAGTTAARIIGAQVLEPPVKIPGFDVKLFWHERFHKDLANQWFRNQVREAFNDR; this is translated from the coding sequence TTGCTAGCCGTATTCGACGCCATCCTGCGCGAGAAGAGCGTGACCGTCGCCGGCGAAAGCCTGGGCCTGAGCCAGCCGGTCATGAGCCAGTCCCTCAGCCGCCTGCGCGACTACTTCGGCGACCAGTTGTTCGTCCGTACATCCGAAGGCATGATGCCCACGCCCCGCGCGTTGTCGCTGGCATCCAGCGTGGGCGAAGTGCTGGGCATCGTCAGCCAGCGCTTCGAGCCGCCCAGGACCTTCGACCCCTGTACCTCCTCGCGCACCTTCAGCTTCTTCGCCACCGATTTCGCCGCCGCCATCCTGGTCCCCAGCCTGATGGCCCGCTTCCGGCCGCACAGCCCCAACCTGCGGGTGCGCGCCCTGCCGATGCGGCCCAAGGGCATGGACGAGGCGCTGGAAAGCGGCGAGGTGGATCTCGCCTTCGGTAACCTCTCGGAATTCGGCACCGGCTTCTACCAGACCGGCATCTACCACTCCGACTATGTCTGCCTGGCTCGCGGCGACCACCCCGAGATCCGGGAAACGCTGACCGTCCAGCAATACCTGTCGGCCTCGCACGCGCTCATCTCGCCCTTGCCGCCGGGCTACGACGGCCTGGAGAAATTCCTGCGCGACATGCTCGACCCCGCGCGCATCGTCCTGTGCCTGCCCAACTTCTTCACCGTGCTGACCTTCCTGCCTCAATCGGACATGCTCGTGACCATGCCCCGACGCGCGGGCACCACCGCCGCCCGCATCATTGGCGCCCAGGTGCTGGAACCCCCGGTGAAGATCCCGGGCTTCGACGTCAAGCTGTTCTGGCATGAGCGCTTCCACAAGGACCTGGCCAACCAGTGGTTCCGCAACCAGGTCCGGGAAGCGTTCAACGATCGCTAG
- a CDS encoding amidohydrolase, producing MMAVVMDGAGDDVVMRGGHVLTMDERSSVASALAFADGRLTAVGTDAGVSARIGSRTRVIELRGRTVMPGMIDGHAHMDREGLKSLLPSLSGCASIADLVERVRRIAAATPPGQWIVTMPLGEPPEYLCSPDMYAEGRLPDREDLDRATTAHPVLIRCAWGHWPGRVPTVSIANGAALRLAGIGPDPVSPSPRLRIETDAAGVPTGRLYEDDLQPLAEFTVFRRAPHFTEDERALTLAASMSAYNRYGTTGVFEGHGAAPELIRAYRAARGRRAPSVRTRLVFSPGWSGASDDDVRAWVRERASRLHGKGEGDEWLRIEGLFAELQARPDDARLRAACEPRTGWAGFRYDCGLPPERLRLLLEEAARAGLRVCGIQAGMAERFAEVGARVPIDGLRWVVAHPATLDARQIGAIRDHGMVVTTHTGAYVWRRAAATLQRVGPALEETICPIRSLLEAGVPVSLATDNVPVSLWPCVWHAVARIDRDTGAVIAPGQRIDRMAALRCATVHGAWLCLDEADRGSLEAGKQADLLVLRDSPLDVELARLSHLEADMTWVGGRQVYPGGNA from the coding sequence ATGATGGCCGTCGTCATGGACGGTGCCGGTGACGACGTGGTCATGCGCGGCGGCCATGTCCTGACCATGGATGAGCGTTCGTCGGTGGCCAGCGCGCTGGCCTTCGCGGACGGCAGGTTGACCGCGGTGGGCACGGATGCCGGCGTGTCGGCGCGGATCGGCTCGCGCACCCGGGTCATCGAGTTGCGGGGCAGGACGGTCATGCCCGGCATGATCGACGGCCATGCCCATATGGATCGCGAAGGCCTCAAATCGCTGTTGCCGTCGCTATCCGGATGCGCGTCGATCGCGGATCTGGTCGAGCGTGTGCGCCGCATCGCGGCGGCGACGCCGCCCGGCCAGTGGATCGTGACCATGCCGCTGGGCGAGCCGCCCGAGTATCTGTGCTCGCCCGACATGTACGCCGAGGGGAGGCTGCCTGATCGCGAAGACCTGGATCGCGCCACCACCGCCCACCCGGTGTTGATCCGCTGCGCGTGGGGGCACTGGCCGGGGCGCGTGCCCACGGTTTCCATTGCCAACGGCGCGGCGCTGCGGCTGGCCGGCATCGGCCCGGATCCGGTGTCGCCTTCGCCCCGGCTGCGCATCGAGACGGATGCCGCGGGCGTGCCCACCGGACGTCTGTACGAAGACGACCTGCAGCCGCTGGCCGAGTTCACGGTGTTCCGGCGGGCGCCGCACTTTACCGAAGACGAGCGCGCGCTGACGCTGGCCGCGTCGATGTCGGCCTACAACCGCTACGGGACCACGGGCGTGTTCGAAGGGCATGGTGCCGCGCCGGAACTGATACGTGCCTATCGCGCGGCGCGTGGACGGCGCGCGCCCAGCGTGCGTACGCGCCTGGTGTTCAGCCCCGGCTGGAGCGGTGCGTCGGACGACGACGTGCGCGCCTGGGTGCGCGAACGTGCCTCGCGCCTGCATGGCAAGGGCGAGGGTGACGAGTGGCTGCGGATTGAAGGACTGTTCGCCGAACTACAGGCCCGGCCGGACGATGCCCGCCTGCGCGCGGCCTGTGAACCGCGCACCGGCTGGGCCGGGTTTCGCTACGACTGCGGCCTGCCGCCCGAGCGGCTGCGATTGCTGCTGGAAGAGGCGGCCCGCGCCGGGCTGCGCGTGTGCGGCATCCAGGCCGGCATGGCCGAACGCTTCGCCGAGGTCGGCGCGCGCGTGCCTATCGACGGCCTGCGCTGGGTGGTCGCGCATCCGGCCACGCTGGACGCGCGCCAGATCGGCGCCATTCGCGACCATGGCATGGTCGTCACCACGCATACCGGCGCCTACGTCTGGCGGCGCGCGGCGGCGACGCTGCAACGCGTCGGCCCGGCGCTCGAAGAAACCATCTGCCCGATACGATCGCTGCTGGAGGCGGGCGTGCCGGTTTCGCTGGCGACCGACAACGTGCCGGTCTCGCTGTGGCCCTGTGTCTGGCATGCCGTGGCCCGCATCGATCGCGACACGGGCGCCGTGATCGCGCCGGGGCAACGCATCGACCGCATGGCGGCACTGCGCTGCGCCACGGTGCACGGCGCGTGGTTGTGCCTGGACGAGGCCGATCGTGGGTCGCTGGAAGCCGGCAAGCAAGCCGACCTGCTCGTGTTGCGGGACAGTCCGCTGGACGTGGAGCTTGCCCGTTTGAGCCATCTGGAGGCCGACATGACCTGGGTCGGCGGGCGGCAGGTCTATCCGGGCGGCAACGCCTGA
- a CDS encoding 2-hydroxymuconic semialdehyde dehydrogenase — MATPVISAFLDGRHVSRPELRRFEKRDPATDALIAEVEESDAGLVDEAVQAARRAARGIAAAASSDQRADWLLKIAGAIRGRFDAFVDAEVRDTGKPLSMVRGVEIPRAIATFEIFAELLRTHRDDVVVTALPEGRRAVNMTTRLPHGVVAIICPWNFPLVLAVWKIAPALACGNAVVVKPSEETPSSVALLARVIEEIELPRGLFNVVYGFGQDSAGALLAAHPGVNALTFTGETRTGEAIMAAAARGVRPVSLELGGKNAAIVFGSAELDAVIEGSARSAFLNSGQVCFGTERIYVHRPLFERFVDGLSARAAALRMGDPLDPGTTMGPLISRRHRDKVLRACAVARDEGATVHAGGQAPSMSGRLAEGAWMAPTIWTGLDESSAIVRHEVFGPCCHIAPFDDEDEAVHLANDSEYGLAAALWSRDHAQALRVSARLRAGVVWVNAWGIRDLRTPFGGLGRSGIGREGGLASLDFYSQQRNVCSLV, encoded by the coding sequence ATGGCTACTCCCGTCATATCCGCCTTCCTGGATGGAAGGCATGTTTCACGCCCCGAACTGCGCCGCTTCGAGAAGCGCGACCCCGCCACCGATGCCTTGATTGCCGAGGTCGAGGAGTCCGACGCCGGACTGGTGGACGAAGCGGTGCAAGCCGCCAGGCGGGCGGCGCGCGGCATCGCGGCTGCCGCTTCCTCAGACCAGCGGGCGGACTGGCTGCTGAAGATCGCGGGCGCCATCCGGGGGCGGTTCGACGCCTTCGTCGATGCCGAGGTGCGCGACACCGGCAAGCCCCTGTCCATGGTCCGCGGCGTCGAGATCCCGCGCGCCATCGCCACCTTCGAGATCTTCGCGGAACTGCTCAGGACGCATCGGGACGACGTGGTGGTCACGGCCCTGCCGGAAGGCAGGCGCGCCGTCAACATGACCACGCGCCTGCCGCATGGCGTGGTGGCCATCATCTGCCCCTGGAACTTCCCGCTGGTGCTGGCCGTCTGGAAGATCGCCCCGGCGCTGGCCTGCGGCAACGCCGTGGTGGTCAAGCCTTCCGAGGAAACGCCTTCCTCGGTGGCGCTGCTGGCCCGGGTCATCGAAGAGATTGAACTGCCCAGGGGCCTCTTCAATGTCGTCTACGGCTTCGGCCAGGATTCGGCGGGCGCCCTGCTGGCCGCGCATCCCGGCGTGAACGCGCTGACGTTCACGGGCGAGACCCGGACGGGCGAGGCGATCATGGCGGCCGCGGCGCGCGGCGTCCGGCCGGTGTCGCTGGAACTGGGCGGCAAGAACGCCGCCATCGTCTTCGGATCGGCCGAGCTCGACGCCGTGATCGAGGGGTCGGCGCGGTCCGCTTTCCTGAACTCGGGGCAGGTGTGCTTCGGCACCGAACGCATCTACGTGCACCGGCCGCTGTTCGAGCGATTCGTCGACGGCCTGTCGGCGCGGGCCGCCGCGCTGCGGATGGGCGATCCGCTGGATCCCGGCACGACCATGGGGCCGCTGATCAGCCGCCGCCACCGCGACAAGGTATTGCGGGCCTGCGCCGTGGCGCGCGACGAAGGCGCGACCGTGCACGCCGGTGGCCAGGCCCCGTCCATGTCCGGCCGTCTGGCCGAGGGGGCATGGATGGCGCCGACGATCTGGACCGGGCTGGACGAGTCGTCCGCCATCGTCCGGCACGAGGTGTTCGGTCCCTGCTGCCACATCGCGCCTTTCGACGACGAGGACGAGGCGGTGCACCTGGCCAACGACAGCGAATACGGCCTGGCGGCGGCCCTGTGGTCGCGCGATCACGCGCAGGCGCTGCGCGTGTCCGCCCGCCTGCGCGCGGGCGTGGTCTGGGTCAACGCCTGGGGGATACGCGACCTGCGCACGCCCTTCGGGGGCCTGGGGCGATCGGGCATAGGCCGCGAGGGCGGGCTGGCCTCGCTGGACTTCTACAGCCAGCAGCGCAATGTATGTTCGCTGGTGTGA